A window of the Gordonia humi genome harbors these coding sequences:
- a CDS encoding TetR/AcrR family transcriptional regulator, whose amino-acid sequence MSREGVVRDYGGVSADDRRSDRRQRLIAAARTIWGDTGVAEVTVRGTAREAGLAYRYFYEHFANRDALVIAVAEQVRDELVEVLVSASASAGGGIEQQLRAALRAFLAAVSDDPRMFRIMTSDDAGVAGLDQRRRETLDLVAEVVVATLGAQSELAEADLRRTARFAVGGVYRLVETWLVEHDVGADELADVCTRLAMSVTMR is encoded by the coding sequence ATGAGCCGTGAGGGAGTTGTCCGCGATTACGGGGGCGTCAGTGCCGACGACCGCCGGTCCGATCGTCGGCAGCGGTTGATCGCGGCCGCGCGGACCATCTGGGGCGACACCGGGGTGGCCGAGGTGACCGTGCGAGGCACCGCGCGTGAGGCCGGCCTGGCGTACCGGTACTTCTACGAGCATTTCGCCAATCGCGATGCGCTCGTGATCGCGGTGGCCGAACAGGTGCGTGACGAACTCGTCGAGGTTCTCGTGTCGGCGAGTGCCTCGGCGGGCGGCGGCATCGAGCAGCAGTTGCGCGCGGCGTTGCGGGCCTTCCTCGCGGCCGTCAGTGACGACCCGCGGATGTTCCGCATCATGACCAGCGACGACGCTGGTGTGGCAGGTCTGGACCAGCGGCGCAGGGAGACGCTGGACCTCGTCGCGGAGGTGGTGGTCGCCACGCTCGGGGCGCAGTCGGAGCTCGCCGAGGCCGATCTGCGGCGCACGGCGCGGTTCGCGGTGGGCGGCGTGTACCGCCTCGTTGAGACGTGGCTGGTCGAACACGACGTCGGTGCCGACGAACTCGCCGACGTGTGCACCCGCTTGGCGATGTCGGTGACCATGCGCTGA
- a CDS encoding SRPBCC family protein, producing MSDHTKVTVQKVISAPVEQVFAVLRDPANHVGLDGSGFVRGVDSGGPIQQVGDVFTMNMYGEHLDGDYQTDNYVTAYDENARLAWKTAVAGTQPPGWEWIWEFESAGPDTTTVRHTYDWSGVTDTALLEQLNFPFVTVPQLEDTLSRLAAAV from the coding sequence ATGAGCGATCACACGAAGGTCACAGTCCAGAAGGTCATCTCCGCACCCGTCGAGCAGGTGTTCGCCGTACTCCGCGACCCGGCGAATCACGTCGGTCTCGACGGCTCGGGCTTCGTCCGCGGTGTCGACTCCGGCGGTCCGATCCAGCAGGTCGGCGACGTGTTCACGATGAACATGTACGGCGAACATCTCGACGGCGATTACCAGACCGACAACTACGTCACCGCCTACGACGAGAACGCGCGCCTGGCGTGGAAGACCGCCGTCGCCGGTACGCAGCCGCCCGGATGGGAGTGGATCTGGGAGTTCGAATCGGCGGGCCCGGACACGACCACGGTGCGCCACACCTACGACTGGTCGGGGGTCACCGATACCGCGCTCCTCGAACAGTTGAACTTCCCGTTCGTGACGGTCCCGCAACTGGAGGACACGCTGTCGCGACTCGCGGCGGCGGTGTGA
- a CDS encoding peroxidase-related enzyme (This protein belongs to a clade of uncharacterized proteins related to peroxidases such as the alkylhydroperoxidase AhpD.), whose product MSEKITALDLPAGELSEATEKYFAVCREKLGMVPNVLRAYTFDEAKLQAFTASYNDLMLGDSALSKLEREMIAVVVSSINKCYYCLTAHGAAVRQLSGDPHLGEMMVMNFRAADLDARQRAMLEFAEKVTEQPAKMDESDREGLREVGFTDRDIWDIASTAAFFNMTNRLASAVDMRPNDEYAAQHR is encoded by the coding sequence ATGTCTGAGAAGATCACCGCCCTCGATCTGCCCGCGGGCGAACTGTCCGAGGCGACCGAGAAGTACTTCGCGGTGTGCCGCGAGAAGCTCGGGATGGTCCCGAACGTGCTGCGGGCCTACACGTTCGACGAGGCGAAGCTGCAGGCGTTCACCGCGAGCTACAACGATCTGATGCTCGGCGACTCCGCATTGAGCAAGCTCGAGCGCGAGATGATCGCCGTGGTCGTCTCCTCGATCAACAAGTGCTACTACTGCCTGACCGCGCACGGGGCGGCCGTGCGCCAGTTGTCGGGCGATCCGCATCTCGGCGAGATGATGGTGATGAACTTCCGCGCCGCCGACCTCGATGCACGGCAGCGGGCGATGCTCGAGTTCGCCGAGAAGGTGACCGAGCAGCCGGCCAAGATGGACGAATCCGACCGAGAGGGGTTGCGCGAGGTGGGCTTCACCGACCGCGACATCTGGGACATCGCGTCGACGGCGGCGTTCTTCAACATGACGAACCGTCTCGCCTCGGCGGTCGACATGCGTCCGAACGACGAGTACGCCGCACAGCATCGCTGA
- a CDS encoding ABC transporter permease codes for MSNRRSQLALDSWLHVSAVIQCLLLATVIGVCVGILVYRSPAGSALATALSSTILTVPSFALLGLLIPILGLGVPPTVIALTLYSLLPIVRNTIVGLGAVDPSVTDAAKGIGMNRFRVLTRIELVLAWPSILTGMRVSTQMAMGILAIAAYAKGPGLGNLIFSGLSRVGSPTAVPQALTGTVLIVVLALILDGIYVLIGRFTTSKGIR; via the coding sequence ATCAGTAATCGCAGGTCTCAACTGGCCCTCGATTCATGGCTGCACGTATCCGCTGTGATCCAGTGCCTTCTGCTCGCGACGGTGATCGGCGTGTGCGTCGGAATCCTGGTCTACCGGAGCCCGGCGGGATCGGCGCTTGCCACCGCATTGTCGAGCACGATTCTCACCGTGCCGTCATTCGCTCTGCTCGGTCTGCTCATTCCCATTCTCGGATTGGGCGTGCCGCCGACGGTGATCGCGTTGACCTTGTATTCGCTGCTGCCGATCGTGCGCAACACGATCGTCGGACTCGGTGCCGTCGACCCGTCGGTGACCGATGCGGCCAAAGGGATCGGGATGAACCGCTTCCGCGTGCTCACGCGGATCGAGCTGGTCCTCGCCTGGCCGTCGATCCTCACCGGTATGCGGGTGAGTACGCAGATGGCCATGGGAATCCTGGCGATCGCGGCCTACGCCAAGGGGCCGGGGCTGGGCAATCTGATCTTCTCCGGCCTGTCGCGCGTGGGTAGCCCGACCGCGGTTCCGCAGGCTCTCACCGGGACGGTGCTGATCGTCGTCCTCGCGTTGATCCTGGACGGAATCTACGTGCTGATCGGCCGTTTCACCACGTCGAAGGGAATCCGTTGA
- a CDS encoding ABC transporter ATP-binding protein: MSTNPESANSSVSGVEIVLDHVSKTYPGQDTPAVADVSMTIPAGEIVVFVGPSGSGKTTTMRMINRLIEPTSGTITIGGRDALSIDANELRQSIGYAIQQGGLFPHMTVSQNIAVVPKLLKWDKKRITDRVNELLDLVGLDPDQFGQRYPRQLSGGQQQRVGVARALAADPPVLLMDEPFGAVDPITRGLLQDELMTLQAELRKTIVFVTHDFNEAVKLGDRIAVLGEQSRIQQYDTPEAILANPANETVAGFVGQGAALQQLNLMRVRDVDIEQRPTAHESDSVEDFASRIQTWGVILDSRDRPIRWTDRTHLRGVASIADVGLPMGEMVTIASTLQDALEAILAERNAATVVTGPRGRYEGVITIETLVDTIRSLREEHQDDPAISDPGSDSFPAADAESATESPTR; encoded by the coding sequence TTGAGCACGAACCCAGAATCCGCCAATTCCAGCGTCTCGGGCGTGGAGATCGTTCTCGATCATGTCTCCAAGACCTATCCGGGGCAGGACACGCCGGCCGTCGCGGACGTTTCCATGACCATTCCCGCAGGCGAGATCGTCGTGTTCGTCGGCCCTTCCGGCAGTGGAAAGACGACGACGATGAGAATGATCAATCGTCTCATCGAGCCGACGTCCGGCACCATCACCATCGGCGGCCGCGACGCATTGTCGATCGATGCGAACGAACTCAGGCAGAGCATCGGGTACGCCATTCAGCAGGGCGGACTGTTCCCGCACATGACCGTTTCGCAGAACATCGCCGTCGTGCCCAAGCTGCTCAAATGGGATAAGAAGCGGATCACGGATAGAGTGAACGAACTTCTCGACTTGGTGGGGCTCGATCCCGACCAGTTCGGCCAGCGGTATCCGCGGCAGCTCTCCGGCGGCCAGCAGCAGCGCGTGGGCGTGGCTCGCGCACTCGCCGCCGATCCGCCCGTCCTGTTGATGGACGAGCCGTTCGGCGCCGTCGATCCGATCACCCGCGGCCTCCTGCAGGACGAGCTGATGACCCTGCAGGCGGAACTGCGCAAGACCATCGTCTTCGTGACCCACGACTTCAACGAGGCGGTCAAACTCGGGGACCGCATCGCCGTGCTCGGCGAGCAGTCCCGCATCCAGCAGTACGACACCCCCGAGGCGATCCTGGCGAATCCCGCGAACGAGACGGTTGCGGGCTTCGTCGGTCAGGGCGCGGCCCTCCAACAGCTCAACCTGATGCGCGTGCGCGATGTCGACATCGAACAGCGGCCCACCGCGCACGAGAGCGATTCCGTGGAGGACTTCGCGTCCCGGATCCAGACGTGGGGCGTGATCCTCGACAGCCGGGACCGGCCGATCCGGTGGACCGACCGCACGCATCTGCGCGGGGTCGCCTCCATCGCCGACGTCGGGTTGCCGATGGGCGAGATGGTCACGATCGCGTCGACGCTGCAGGACGCGCTCGAAGCGATTCTCGCCGAACGCAACGCGGCGACTGTCGTGACCGGCCCCCGGGGCCGCTACGAGGGCGTCATCACCATCGAGACGCTGGTCGACACGATTCGGAGTCTGCGCGAGGAACACCAGGACGACCCGGCGATCTCCGATCCCGGATCGGACTCGTTTCCGGCCGCCGACGCCGAGTCCGCAACCGAGAGTCCCACTCGATGA
- a CDS encoding ABC transporter permease: protein MTADTAAPEAKPARAGIVQLWAQPVVVVILAAGVLIWAFTRNLTETQKATINASYIGQLIGEHLALTVAITAIVLVVAVPLAVLVTRDRFRWLAPLFIGIANIGQAAPAIGLLVLFFLWTATTGFWIGVLPVAFYSLLPVLRNSILGLNEVDSSLKDAARGQGMSETKVLRKVELPLAVPFILAGLRTSLVLAVGTATLCFLVDAGGLGILIDTGYKLRDNVTLILGAILAVSLALIVDWCGALAERYLGPKGLR, encoded by the coding sequence ATGACCGCCGACACAGCAGCCCCCGAAGCGAAACCGGCGCGGGCCGGAATAGTCCAGCTGTGGGCGCAGCCGGTCGTGGTGGTGATCCTCGCGGCCGGTGTCCTGATCTGGGCGTTCACCCGGAATCTGACCGAGACGCAGAAGGCGACGATCAACGCCTCGTACATCGGGCAGCTGATCGGTGAACACCTCGCGTTGACCGTCGCGATCACGGCGATCGTCCTCGTCGTCGCGGTGCCGTTGGCGGTTCTGGTGACTCGTGACCGGTTCCGCTGGCTCGCACCGCTGTTCATCGGCATCGCGAACATCGGACAGGCCGCGCCCGCGATCGGTCTGCTCGTGCTGTTCTTCCTGTGGACGGCGACGACCGGATTCTGGATCGGCGTGCTGCCCGTCGCCTTCTATTCACTGCTGCCCGTCCTGCGCAACAGCATCCTGGGGCTCAACGAGGTCGATTCGTCCTTGAAGGACGCCGCTCGCGGACAGGGCATGTCGGAGACGAAGGTCCTCCGCAAGGTGGAGCTTCCGCTCGCCGTGCCGTTCATCCTCGCCGGGCTGCGCACCTCGCTGGTCCTGGCCGTCGGCACGGCGACGCTGTGCTTCCTGGTCGACGCGGGCGGTCTCGGCATTCTGATCGACACCGGATACAAGCTCCGGGACAACGTGACGTTGATCCTCGGCGCGATCCTGGCCGTGAGCCTGGCACTGATCGTCGACTGGTGCGGCGCCCTCGCCGAACGCTACCTCGGACCGAAGGGACTCCGATGA
- a CDS encoding glycine betaine ABC transporter substrate-binding protein, translating to MIVVAVLASTAAACGLESGGAVPLPVKPGSIKENPDLAGVKLTVGSKDFTEQVILGYILEFSLAAAGADVRDLTNIQGSNSSRDAMVAGQVDLNIEYTGTGWINYLGNEKPIADPTEQFEAVRDQDLKENDVVWTDPSPLDNTYALAVNQSNLAKLGVTTLSQYAELVKTNPAAATTCLETEFRSRQDGFPGMAAAYGFDPGAARTQILQTGIIYQATANGNCAFGEVFTTDGRIKALDLTVLEDDKSFFPHYNAALTMRKETAEAHPAIAEVMKPVMETLNSDEISELNKQVDVDGREPADVARDWLVQKGFVTV from the coding sequence ATGATCGTCGTCGCGGTTCTCGCGTCGACCGCCGCCGCATGCGGACTGGAGTCCGGCGGCGCCGTCCCGCTCCCGGTGAAGCCCGGCTCCATCAAGGAGAATCCCGACCTGGCGGGAGTCAAACTGACCGTCGGGTCGAAGGACTTCACCGAACAGGTGATCCTCGGTTACATCCTCGAATTCAGTCTGGCCGCGGCGGGAGCCGACGTCCGCGACCTGACGAACATCCAGGGATCGAACTCCTCGCGCGATGCGATGGTGGCCGGACAGGTGGACCTGAACATCGAGTACACCGGAACCGGATGGATCAACTACCTCGGCAACGAGAAGCCCATCGCGGATCCGACCGAGCAGTTCGAGGCGGTCCGCGACCAGGATCTGAAGGAGAACGACGTGGTCTGGACGGACCCGTCTCCGTTGGACAATACGTACGCGCTGGCGGTCAATCAGTCCAATCTGGCCAAACTCGGTGTCACGACGCTGTCGCAGTACGCGGAACTGGTCAAGACGAATCCGGCTGCCGCGACCACGTGCCTGGAGACCGAGTTCCGCAGCCGCCAGGACGGATTCCCCGGTATGGCGGCGGCGTACGGGTTCGATCCGGGCGCGGCCCGAACCCAGATCCTGCAGACCGGCATCATCTACCAGGCGACGGCGAACGGCAACTGCGCGTTCGGCGAGGTCTTCACCACCGACGGTCGGATCAAGGCGCTCGACTTGACGGTCCTCGAGGACGACAAGTCGTTCTTCCCGCACTACAACGCGGCGCTGACCATGCGCAAGGAGACCGCCGAGGCGCACCCGGCGATTGCCGAGGTGATGAAGCCGGTGATGGAGACGCTCAACTCCGACGAGATCAGCGAACTCAACAAGCAGGTGGACGTCGACGGTCGCGAACCCGCCGACGTCGCCCGCGACTGGCTCGTCCAGAAGGGTTTCGTCACCGTGTAG